A single Nycticebus coucang isolate mNycCou1 chromosome 16, mNycCou1.pri, whole genome shotgun sequence DNA region contains:
- the LOC128567264 gene encoding keratin-associated protein 10-1-like, translating into MAMSTISVCSSTCTEPWQVDDCPESCCEPPCCAPSCCAPTPCLTLVCSPVSCVSSPCHPVCNSSCQPSSCQPACCTLSPCQQACCVPVSCKPFCCVPVCSGDSSSCCQQSSCQPAHCTPSPFQQACCVPVCSGDSSVCSQQSSCQVACCTLTLCKQSCCTPVYCKPVCCKPTCCVPVCVGATPCPALSCCRPSPCSSSCCRPSSCVSLLGRPVCRPACCVPTSSCQPSCPRPASCVSLLCHPACSHPAC; encoded by the coding sequence ATGGCCATGTCCACCATCTCTGTCTGCTCCAGCACTTGCACTGAGCCCTGGCAGGTGGATGACTGCCCAGAGAGCTGCTGTGAGCCCCCCTGCTGCGCCCCCAGCTGCTGTGCCCCAACCCCCTGCCTGACCCTGGTCTGCAGCCCAGTGAGCTGTGTGTCCAGCCCCTGCCACCCAGTCTGCAACAGCTCCTGCCAGCCGTCTAGCTGCCAGCCGGCTTGCTGCACCCTGTCCCCCTGCCAGCAGGCCTGCTGTGTGCCTGTGAGCTGCAAGCCCTTCTGCTGTGTGCCCGTCTGCTCTGGGGATTCCTCTTCATGCTGCCAGCAGTCTAGCTGCCAGCCAGCTCACTGCACCCCGTCCCCCTTCCAGCAGGCCTGCTGTGTGCCCGTCTGCTCTGGGGATTCCTCTGTGTGCTCCCAACAGTCTAGCTGTCAGGTGGCTTGCTGCACTCTCACCCTGTGCAAGCAGTCCTGCTGCACTCCTGTCTACTGCAAGCCTGTATGTTGCAAGCCCACGTGCTGTGTACCTGTCTGCGTTGGGGCCACCCCCTGCCCGGCCCTCTCCTGCTGCCGGCCcagcccctgctcctcctcctgctgcagaCCCTCCTCCTGCGTGTCCCTCCTCGGCCGCCCTGTGTGCAGACCTGCCTGCTGtgtccccacctcctcctgccagcCCAGCTGCCCCCGCCCAGCCTCCTGTGTGTCCCTCCTCTGCCACCCGGCCTGCTCCCACCCAGCCTGCTGA